Proteins found in one Kluyveromyces marxianus DMKU3-1042 DNA, complete genome, chromosome 2 genomic segment:
- the UBA4 gene encoding Uba4p: MTNINGDTSSLLEELERLREENARLKKTLDEQRHHQDDLSLPMSLEEFQRYGRQMIVEETHGLSGQIKLKNAKVLVIGAGGLGCPSLPYLAGAGIGTIGIVDNDLVDTSNLHRQVLHDSTKVGMLKCESAKLVLNKLNPHVSVITYPVRLTNSNAFQIFEGYDLVLDCTDTPVTRYLVSDVAVNLNIPVVSASALRTEGQLSIFNFANIGPCYRCFYPNPPTPTSVSSCQEGGVLGPCVGLVGVAMVVETLKILLGTYTVENFKPFLLQYSGFPDQTLRKFKMRGRKSDCLACGANRIVTRQSIESGEINYETFCGSRHYNVLTEEERVDVFEFEKRYKMKAEDKSFLLLDVRPSLHYSISHLPDTHNITVNELRDMKSDFDALKSRIPSIDADSEVFVICRYGNDSQLATRLLKEKFKIKNVKDVKGGFFKYIDDINPALPKY, from the coding sequence ATGACAAATATTAATGGAGATACTAGTTCTCTCTTGGAGGAGCTTGAAAGGTTaagggaagaaaatgccaggttaaagaaaacactCGATGAGCAAAGGCACCATCAAGATGATCTTAGCTTACCGATGTCATTAGAAGAATTTCAACGTTATGGAAGACAGATGATTGTGGAAGAAACACATGGGCTTTCTGGTCAgatcaaattgaaaaacGCAAAGGTTCTTGTCATTGGTGCTGGTGGATTAGGCTGTCCATCGCTACCATATTTAGCAGGTGCCGGTATTGGGACGATTGGTATAGTCGACAACGATCTAGTGGACACTTCAAATCTCCACAGGCAAGTTTTACATGACTCTACAAAAGTTGGTATGCTAAAGTGTGAATCAGCTAAACTGGTTTTGAACAAGTTAAACCCACATGTTTCCGTAATTACCTACCCTGTCAGGTTAACCAACAGTAAtgctttccaaatttttgaaggatACGATTTGGTTCTTGATTGTACTGATACGCCTGTGACACGTTATCTAGTGTCAGATGTTGCTGTTAATTTAAACATACCAGTAGTATCCGCATCAGCTCTAAGGACCGAGGGCCAGCTAtctattttcaatttcgCAAATATTGGCCCTTGTTACAGATGTTTCTATCCGAACCCACCTACTCCAACTTCGGTGTCATCATGCCAAGAAGGGGGTGTATTAGGCCCCTGTGTTGGTCTTGTGGGAGTGGCAATGGTAGTTGAAACgttaaaaatattattggGTACTTACACGGTTGAGAACTTCAagccttttcttcttcaatattctGGGTTTCCGGATCAAACTCTCCGTAAGTTTAAGAtgagaggaagaaaatctGACTGTTTGGCATGTGGTGCAAATAGAATTGTCACTAGACAATCAATAGAATCAGGCGAGATCAATTATGAGACGTTTTGCGGAAGTCGACACTATAATGTATtaactgaagaagaaagggtAGACGTATTCGAATTTGAAAAACGGTATAAAATGAAGGCTGAAGATAAATCTTTCCTATTACTTGATGTGAGACCTAGTCTCCACTACTCTATATCTCATCTACCAGACACACACAATATTACTGTCAATGAATTACGAGATATGAAGTCCGATTTCGATGCCTTAAAATCAAGAATACCATCTATTGATGCGGACTCGGAAGTATTTGTCATCTGTAGATACGGCAATGATTCCCAACTAGCAACCAGACTGCTCAAggaaaagttcaaaattAAGAATGTTAAAGATGTCAAGGGTggatttttcaaatatattgatGACATAAACCCTGCTTTGCCAAAATATTAA
- the ERP5 gene encoding emp24/gp25L/p24 family protein has translation MRSDILLRIFFLLLQCSLGKCLHYYLRSGETKCFYENLDKGELLAATFLGQVEQEDGTYDEDEALTFHITIFETFDNNHCILDQKSVPPGPFAFSGIDKGEHKICLQPHHIDSSKRVKITHDVNFGDAVSIQSKRNSAMLSLKERIRQLNERLLTIKNEQEEIKLKEPKFRSTTEETNQKVMYLSIVVSVVLVLTCKFQLRYLKTLLVKKKQK, from the coding sequence ATGAGGTCCGATATACTTCTTAGGATATTTTTTCTGCTTTTACAATGCTCTTTAGGGAAATGCTTACATTATTATCTTCGAAGCGGGGAGACAAAGTGTTTTTATGAAAACTTGGATAAGGGTGAACTATTAGCAGCGACTTTTCTGGGCCAAGtagaacaagaagatggtACAtatgatgaggatgaggcTTTAACATTTCATATCACAATTTTTGAAACATTCGACAATAATCATTGTATCTTAGATCAGAAGTCAGTTCCACCGGGACCCTTTGCATTCAGCGGTATAGATAAGGGTGAACATAAAATATGTCTGCAACCTCACCACATCGACAGCTCAAAACGCGTGAAGATAACCCATGACGTAAATTTTGGAGACGCTGTATCTATtcaaagcaaaagaaatagCGCTATGCTCAGTCTAAAAGAGCGAATTCGTCAATTGAATGAACGGCTATTAACGATAAAaaatgaacaagaagaaattaaattaaaagaaCCAAAATTTAGGTCAACCACGGAGGAAACTAACCAGAAAGTTATGTACCTATCAATAGTAGTGtctgttgttcttgtacttACCTGCAAATTTCAGCTACGCTATTTAAAGACCTTGCTGGTtaaaaagaagcagaagtaG
- the CTM1 gene encoding cytochrome c lysine N-methyltransferase: MDHAITWILENKSIIKHDALTIDKSAVDGDAGGYGIFADLSLIDDRKDERKVELLRIPRDATISMAMIRQILTSDTRDKTLTSLKDHLAAFLTEESHQIYINETNIIVVFLIIKAIISNSEMSSPGSKDFASFYTDEVLLKTLVPLPVNKYQEDSHNWEQYYAEYMSFPQQQFIEVLEEFIQKRFPGEDHSKEIILIYCSVISRILEIPEAVEPGSDDYVVNPTLVPLLDFANHSNDKKNAYFDVDRNNNDIVLYLDLENSPESKLIQVFISYSPFEELVHFEQIYGFLPNSKKPQIFCYRFDENFMKHYVYKDVNVSKFYRCMNIRPYLEVVLKDDDVLLNDCIMEFAEIILPFSQHIKRSDLTPFNYNEDLKTYTSTIVNENGLEKQVNLTKEEAIEYIFGDQDETENYERTLKEWILHFLKEYINFRLSKMLQVKPDSETSSFNIFLTKELWILQKLKASIDKNQHITWYEKFAERSSELPDVPFPPPCRIDYENLSRTEIQEYIDTD, translated from the coding sequence ATGGATCATGCAATCACTTGGATCTTGGAAAATAAATCCATTATAAAACATGATGCTTTGACCATTGACAAATCTGCGGTCGATGGAGATGCAGGGGGTTATGGTATATTTGCTGATCTCAGCTTAATAGATGACAGAAAAGATGAACGTAAAGTGGAGTTGCTTAGAATTCCACGAGATGCTACCATATCAATGGCTATGATCAGGCAAATTCTAACAAGCGATACAAGAGACAAGACGttaacttctttgaaagatcATTTGGCTGCTTTTCTTACAGAAGAATCTCATCAAATTTATATCAATGAGACAAATATCATTGTAGTATTCCTTATAATCAAGGCAATTATATCGAATTCCGAGATGTCATCCCCTGGATCAAAAGATTTTGCATCTTTCTATACTGATGAGGTTCTCCTAAAGACGCTTGTACCGCTTCCCGTAAAcaaatatcaagaagatagTCATAACTGGGAACAATACTATGCGGAATATATGAGTTTTCCACAGCAACAGTTCATTGAGgtacttgaagaattcatcCAAAAACGATTTCCTGGAGAAGATCATAGTAAAGaaataattttaatttattgCAGTGTCATCTCTAGAATATTAGAGATCCCCGAGGCTGTTGAACCGGGTAGTGATGATTACGTAGTGAATCCAACGTTGGTTCCGTTACTTGATTTTGCCAACCACAGtaatgataaaaaaaatgcataTTTTGATGTAGATCGCAATAACAATGACATTGTGCTATATTTAGACCTGGAAAATTCCCCAGAGTCAAAATTGATCCAAGTATTCATAAGCTATTCtccatttgaagaattggttCATTTTGAACAGATTTATGGATTCTTACCAAATTCTAAAAAGCCCCAAATATTCTGTTATCGCTTTGATGAGAATTTTATGAAACATTATGTTTACAAGGATGTTAATGTATCTAAATTCTACCGCTGTATGAATATAAGACCTTATCTGGAGGTTGTATtgaaagatgatgatgttttaCTAAATGATTGTATTATGGAATTTGCAGAAATCATACTGCCATTTTCTCAGCACATTAAAAGATCTGATTTAACACCTTTCAACTATAATGAAGATCTTAAAACCTATACGTCTACGATTGTTAATGAGAACGGATTAGAAAAACAAGTAAACCtcaccaaagaagaagctataGAATATATTTTTGGAGATCAAGACGAGACAGAGAATTATGAAAGAACATTAAAGGAATGGATATTGCACTTTTTAAAAGAGTATATCAATTTCCGCCTTTCAAAGATGCTCCAGGTTAAACCAGATTCCGAAacctcttctttcaatatattcttGACCAAAGAGCTGTGGATTCTACAGAAATTAAAGGCTAGTATTGATAAAAACCAGCATATTACCTGGTATGAAAAGTTTGCGGAGCGTTCATCTGAATTGCCGGATGTCCCTTTCCCCCCGCCATGTCGAATTGACTATGAAAACTTATCGAGAACTGAAATCCAGGAGTATATAGATACCGATTAG
- the BCP1 gene encoding protein-transporting protein BCP1 translates to MVGVIKLSELSKKRAVDDESDIDIFSTDSENGQGSDQEQEIVNIDFDFFNGNPDVDFHALKNLMRQLFGAQESNKIQLSELADLILESPTTTIKTDGKESDPYCFLSFIDYKANKDSDYAKYLRKTDSKLASFLQTIDQSDKTCSLVMSERLINMPPEVVPPLYNITMEDVKQVLGDDKNYDFYVIVSRKYEVNFDMDEDDLTSNQATRKKVRQTNEVDYFHEEDRFFEKVAKVHVDSESRKGLITSYMVLDHAGLVKSIQDLDAAIKTW, encoded by the coding sequence ATGGTTGGTGTTATTAAATTGAGCGAGCTTTCTAAGAAGCGTGCTGTAGACGATGAGTCTGACATCGATATTTTCTCCACGGACTCTGAAAATGGTCAAGGAAGTGACCAAGAGCAAGAGATCGTGAATATTGACTTTGACTTCTTTAATGGTAACCCAGATGTGGACTTCCACGCCTTGAAGAATCTAATGCGTCAACTATTTGGGGCTCAAGAATCGAATAAAATCCAATTGAGTGAACTTGCGGATTTAATTTTAGAGTCACCAACGACTACTATCAAGACAGACGGTAAGGAGTCGGACCCTTACTGTTTCCTTTCATTCATCGATTATAAAGCTAACAAAGACAGTGACTACGCAAAGTACTTGCGTAAAACCGACTCTAAACTAGCCTCATTCCTACAAACGATCGATCAATCCGATAAGACATGCTCCTTGGTTATGAGTGAAAGGTTAATTAACATGCCTCCAGAAGTCGTGCCGCCATTATACAACATCACAATGGAAGACGTCAAACAGGTATTAGGGGATGACAAAAACTATGATTTCTATGTGATTGTCTCAAGAAAATACGAAGTGAATTTTGACatggatgaagatgatctAACGTCGAACCAAGCTACTCGTAAGAAAGTTAGACAAACAAACGAAGTTGATTACTTCCACGAGGAAGACCGTTTCTTCGAGAAAGTTGCGAAAGTTCACGTAGACTCTGAATCAAGAAAAGGTCTCATAACATCATATATGGTATTGGACCACGCGGGTTTAGTTAAATCCattcaagatttggatGCTGCCATAAAGACGTGGTAA
- the EAF1 gene encoding Eaf1p, whose amino-acid sequence MSSLKRGSNGSQGSQEQLLEERRNLLVQLFCISHISELKSIENHERIGKEIQQFLEQHDLARGKPVDIGSLPKFRPRDPVNDKKLNRSKCPSPAETKRELKKRSKDSTPNSNDDHEMDSQPLPPSTNRPVSRIQSQQTTFQSFKQVPQPQGSKQPQQAQLQQQIPNNRSVSPTQKVTAPSDKTSNVVVESRTAKKQIAYAEAQSKPSSSEKHSRDEQGENGTPQEMVKRQKIESTATNSSVSTARNESTIELPPNPYSHMIEMSQLHADPTPIQIKEPQPFIIDSILENLSTEERKTYCDNDINVKETVYMITKENVPTKLAKAMPIQEIKYVSQTLPLLRLIPQSQKALTTDLINTALNEGRITVVASRIEELRRLNLWSLRQPKKFIDPITANKPVTHANVLLEEAKWMREDFRESLNYKIAMCTEIAQSISDYWTYGKICCVKRKPISDTANKTEHVNSSQDIEVKIQTDGLENTDMQISNSSQNEPGSNAKDDAAVNHPADPIVDNTEESAGVEDMEIEQQVQEEEPSIDISKLLKRTDPQDEIPTPSLPIVSAEEYLSKKTKPRFRAYVDISSLSTLGAAISKSVRVYEGLDEENLKSRKSLPFEPVSKAIAPVDDDHFMKLVEKQLIEEEPSLVPLSKRRGMFYGNRRSHYLRPPVAPSLRYLKFRTPTIWLPEDDQELVKNINQYAYNWDLISSQMSNRHKRMYVSNIERRTPWQCFERFVQLNEKFNIADMKGPRAHNAQVWLYEAHKLQQQQKRRISPLGVGSESIQRGHRRLRWASMFEAMRKCIKKRENAPRPNPSQPRKPLDVKNMSVPTPQEMSELKAQRDDALRRDMQIKRAAKQRMQMAQMQAGKLPLTAASSPNLPAISNGSSKELKNKSRQSTPQSAPPLGEKTKVTSQQLPPRNVKPSNEREIIEGYAKKILLQKPNFTPELALIAAENIYRNVTLPEQGRARSEAASSSNNRVSEIKNTSPTPQEILQRAQKHD is encoded by the coding sequence ATGAGCAGTCTGAAACGTGGAAGTAATGGCAGTCAGGGCAGCCAAGAGCAGCTTTTGGAAGAGAGGCGAAATCTCCTTGTACAATTATTTTGCATATCTCATATTTCTGAATTGAAAAGCATTGAAAATCATGAAAGAATAGGAAAGGAAATCCAGCAGTTTTTGGAGCAGCATGACTTAGCGAGAGGAAAACCTGTAGATATAGGTTCTTTGCCTAAATTCAGGCCACGGGACCCTGTCAATGATAAGAAACTGAATCGAAGTAAGTGCCCATCTCCCGCAGAAactaaaagagaattgaagaaacgTTCAAAGGATTCAACCCCTAATTCTAATGATGACCACGAAATGGATTCGCAACCTCTACCACCATCTACGAATAGACCAGTTTCACGGATACAATCACAGCaaacaacttttcaaagctttAAACAAGTACCTCAACCACAAGGTAGTAAACAGCCTCAGCAGGCACAACTGCAACAGCAGATACCAAACAATCGATCTGTATCGCCTACACAGAAAGTCACAGCACCATCTGATAAAACTTCTAATGTAGTGGTTGAATCACGAAcagcaaaaaaacaaatagCTTACGCAGAGGCACAGTCGAAgccatcttcttctgaaaAGCATTCGCGAGATGAGCAGGGAGAAAATGGAACACCGCAAGAAATGGttaaaagacaaaagatAGAGTCTACTGCTACGAATTCCAGTGTTTCAACTGCTCGAAATGAAAGCACTATAGAACTCCCGCCAAACCCATATTCTCATATGATAGAAATGTCACAACTGCATGCAGATCCTACCCCAATACAGATTAAGGAACCTCAGCCATTTATTATAGACTCTATACTTGAAAATCTATCCACCGAGGAGCGTAAAACGTACTGTGATAATGATATTAATGTTAAGGAAACTGTTTATATGATTACTAAAGAAAATGTCCCCACAAAGCTTGCAAAGGCAATGCCTatccaagaaatcaaatATGTTTCACAAACTTTACCATTACTGAGATTGATTCCACAGTCACAGAAGGCATTAACTACTGATTTGATAAATACAGCACTGAACGAAGGTAGAATAACAGTTGTAGCCTCGAGAATTGAAGAGTTAAGAAGACTGAATCTGTGGTCACTTCGTCAACCGAAAAAATTCATCGATCCTATTACAGCTAATAAACCAGTTACCCATGCAAATGTCTTGCTGGAAGAAGCCAAGTGGATGCGAGAAGATTTCCGTGAATCTCTAAACTACAAGATAGCCATGTGCACTGAAATAGCTCAATCTATTTCTGATTATTGGACATACGGAAAGATTTGCTGTGTGAAAAGGAAACCTATATCAGACACGGCCAATAAGACAGAACACGTGAACTCTTCACAAGATATTGAAGTAAAGATCCAGACGGATGGGTTAGAGAATACAGACATgcaaatatcaaatagCTCTCAAAATGAACCAGGATCAAATGCGAAAGACGACGCGGCTGTCAATCATCCAGCGGATCCCATAGTTGATAATACAGAAGAATCTGCGGGTGTAGAAGATATGGAGATTGAGCAACAAGTTCAGGAAGAAGAGCCTTCAATCGACATCTCAAAACTCTTAAAAAGGACTGATCCACAGGATGAAATACCAACACCTTCGTTACCAATAGTTTCTGCAGAAGAATACCTTTCGAAGAAAACTAAACCTCGGTTCCGCGCGTATGTTGACATTAGCTCACTCTCTACATTGGGTGCGGCAATTTCAAAAAGCGTTCGTGTATATGAAGGattagatgaagaaaaccTAAAATCCAGGAAGTCTTTACCCTTTGAACCGGTTTCAAAGGCAATAGCTCCTGTTGATGACGATCACTTTATGAAACTAGTCGAAAAACAGTTAATAGAGGAAGAACCATCATTAGTTCCATTATCCAAAAGGCGTGGTATGTTTTAtggaaacagaagaagtcATTATTTACGCCCCCCGGTTGCGCCGTCCTTACGTTATTTGAAGTTTCGTACTCCGACCATCTGGCTACCTGAGGATGATCAAGAATTGGTCAAGAATATCAACCAATACGCCTATAACTGGGATCTTATTAGTTCTCAAATGTCAAATCGTCACAAGAGGATGTATGTATCTAacattgaaagaagaacgcCTTGGCAATGTTTTGAGAGATTCGTGCAACTCAATGAGAAATTCAACATTGCAGATATGAAAGGTCCTCGAGCTCATAACGCCCAAGTTTGGCTATACGAAGCACATAAAttacaacagcaacagaagagaagaatatcCCCTCTTGGTGTTGGATCGGAATCCATACAAAGGGGTCATAGAAGGTTACGCTGGGCTAGTATGTTTGAGGCTATGAGAAAATGtatcaagaagagagaaaatGCTCCCAGGCCCAATCCCTCTCAACCTCGTAAACCTCTTGATGTAAAGAATATGAGCGTACCAACTCCTCAAGAAATGTCCGAATTGAAGGCTCAGCGTGATGACGCCTTGCGTAGGGACATGCAAATAAAGCGTGCAGCTAAACAACGGATGCAAATGGCACAAATGCAAGCTGGTAAATTACCTCTCACTGCTGCTTCAAGTCCAAATCTTCCAGCGATCAGTAACGGAAGTTCAAAAGAGCTAAAGAACAAATCTAGACAATCGACTCCCCAGAGTGCCCCTCCCTTAGGAGAAAAAACGAAAGTTACCTCGCAACAGCTGCCTCCTCGTAATGTGAAGCCATCCAATGAACGTGAAATTATTGAAGGCtatgcaaaaaaaattctttTGCAAAAGCCTAATTTCACTCCCGAACTGGCTTTAATAGCTGCAGAAAATATTTACAGAAATGTTACATTGCCAGAACAGGGAAGAGCAAGAAGTGAAGCCGCTAGCTCATCCAATAATCGTGTTTCTGAGATTAAAAACACTTCTCCAACACCTCAAGAAATTTTACAAAGGGCTCAAAAACATGACTAA
- the GGA1 gene encoding ubiquitin-binding protein, with protein sequence MMSIHLDEGPVRRPQQHSDPLIRKIQRACRISLPEPDLALNLDVADYINEKQGATPREAAISIVRLINSRDSHTAIFALSLLDVLVKNCGYPFHLQISRKEFLNELVKRFPERPPVRFSKVQRLILTAIEEWYQTICKHSPYKDDMGYIRDMHRLLKYKGYTFPKINSEDLAVLKPSDHLKTPSEIQKEQEIAQAAKLEELIRRGRPEDLREANKLMKVMAGFKEDNAIQSRQILNEELTKLKRKADLLNEMLGASESPDMENETIAELYNALKSSQPRFQKIIEEEQDDDQFIQDLLHFNDTVNQLVEKYELLKAGRVGEVNQINIPNISTTVNNSGALANEINLIDFDDEEEDTGAASSNNNGTASNNTEDDLLSDLNNLSFSDNKSNNNFGFGGSIALGSTTPAAPVTTTTTTTTSNNNFDLLGDLSSPSPVQTQQTNSFSNDLLSDLSSAPPSQPQNQTASSNNRQLVSQSDILKFEFLITRESESTIKVTSFFSNLSISQISDLTLMLAVPKAQSLRLLPQSNTTLSSFSTDGIYQESWIDNAVKDAPKPLRVKWKVSYKVNGTPKEESSVFTFPNI encoded by the coding sequence ATGATGTCAATTCATCTGGATGAGGGTCCAGTTAGAAGGCCACAGCAGCACAGCGACCCATTAATTAGAAAGATCCAAAGGGCATGCCGTATTTCTCTTCCAGAGCCAGATCTCGCGTTGAATTTGGATGTTGCAGATTATATAAACGAAAAACAAGGCGCCACTCCAAGGGAGGCTGCAATCTCGATTGTCAGATTAATTAACTCTAGAGACAGTCATACTGCCATCTTCGCTTTGAGCTTGTTGGATGTTCTAGTCAAGAACTGTGGTTATCCATTCCACTTGCaaatttcaagaaaggAATTCTTGAACGAGTTGGTCAAGAGATTCCCGGAAAGACCGCCAGTTCGTTTTAGCAAAGTGCAAAGATTGATTTTGACTGCCATTGAAGAATGGTACCAGACGATTTGTAAGCACTCGCCTTACAAAGATGATATGGGCTATATCAGGGACATGCATAGACTATTGAAATATAAGGGATACACATTCCCCAAGATTAACAGCGAAGATCTTGCTGTTTTGAAACCAAGCGACCATTTGAAGACCCCAAGTGAAATTCAGAAGGAGCAGGAGATCGCCCAGGCTGCtaaattggaagaattgattAGACGTGGTAGACCTGAGGACTTGAGAGAGGCAAACAAATTGATGAAAGTTATGGCCGGTTTTAAAGAAGATAACGCTATTCAATCAAGACAAATCTTAAATGAAGAATTAACAAAGTTGAAGCGTAAAGCAGACCTATTGAATGAAATGTTAGGCGCTAGTGAATCTCCAGATATGGAGAATGAAACTATTGCGGAATTGTATAACGCTTTGAAATCTTCACAACCAAGATTTCAGAAGATTATcgaggaagaacaagacgATGATCAGTTCATTCAAGACTTACTTCACTTTAATGATACTGTAAACCAATTGGTTGAAAAATATGAACTCTTAAAAGCTGGTCGTGTCGGTGAAGTAAACCAAATCAACATTCCTAACATTTCGACAACCGTCAACAACAGCGGCGCGTTGGCTAATGAAATCAATCTAATCGATTTCGAcgatgaagaggaagataCAGGAGCAGCTTCATCTAACAACAATGGAACTGCTTCAAATAATACAGAAGATGATCTATTGAGTGATTTGAACAATTTATCTTTCTCTGATAACAAGAGTAACAACAACTTTGGATTTGGTGGAAGTATAGCTCTTGGTTCAACTACCCCTGCTGCTCCAGTCACCACAACTACAACTACTACGACATCCAATAATAACTTCGATCTGTTAGGAGATCTTTCGTCTCCTTCACCCGTTCAAACTCAACAAACCAATAGCTTTAGCAATGATCTATTAAGTGATTTGTCAAGTGCCCCACCATCACAACCTCAAAACCAAACCGCAAGCTCCAATAACCGTCAACTAGTCAGTCAATCTGACATTTTAAAGTTTGAATTCTTGATAACTAGGGAATCTGAAAGTACTATTAAAGTGACATCATTCTTCTCTAATTTATCTATTTCTCAGATTTCCGACTTGACTTTAATGCTTGCTGTTCCTAAGGCCCAATCTTTGAGATTATTGCCGCAATCCAACACCACTTTGTCATCCTTCTCAACTGATGGTATCTACCAAGAGAGCTGGATTGACAATGCTGTAAAAGATGCACCAAAACCACTTAGAGTGAAATGGAAGGTATCCTACAAAGTTAATGGTACTCCAAAGGAAGAGTCATCTGTCTTCACCTTCCCAAACATTTAA
- the CNL1 gene encoding Cnl1p, translating into MSEGDNDPFKIDKLIVDYDYVLYKIQDELESIRLETLEVCEKQNQLVENGIIEDVIDANIAMTKELLEKCDELDKHYDQLDAVEGIVVSFKSRLKNVITQYKKYVDMKKP; encoded by the coding sequence ATGAGTGAAGGTGATAATGATCCTTTTAAGATTGATAAGCTAATCGTCGACTATGATTATGTGTTATATAAGATCCAAGACGAGCTAGAATCGATACGATTAGAAACACTAGAAGTTTGTGAGAAACAAAACCAGTTAGTTGAAAATGGTATTATAGAAGATGTAATAGATGCAAATATTGCTATGACAAAGGAATTGCTTGAAAAATGTGACGAACTAGATAAGCACTACGATCAACTGGATGCTGTTGAAGGTATTGTTGTATCTTTCAAAAGTAGGTTAAAAAATGTAATAACACAATATAAGAAGTATGTAGATATGAAAAAACCATAA